A window of the Cicer arietinum cultivar CDC Frontier isolate Library 1 chromosome 6, Cicar.CDCFrontier_v2.0, whole genome shotgun sequence genome harbors these coding sequences:
- the LOC101500245 gene encoding putative disease resistance protein RGA1 produces MAKNMHSDLSNLQNTLTIINAFIIDAENKQTLNNSISLWLNHLKHALFDARDILDEIECQSLRNQVLKINGKFTTKVQRFLSSSNPFAFRLKMAHKIKDINQRIDEIASLRMKLGLLENHSIGIGSGSGTRRTSTNASRETHSYVRSSLVIGRDDEKEKIIRFLMDPPLDNDDIDVIPIVGIGGLGKTTLAQLVYNDDRVIEIFELRMWVFVSDDFDVKRLVLEILKAMHGMEIDAHMYSFDQLQNLLREGLWRKKFLLVLDDVWNEDYREWLELKKLLLGMHDVEDEKIGSKIVTTTRSDKVASIMGNAYKHSLKYLPEEDCLRLFVKCAFQAGEGKQHPRLLEIGKDIARKCRGLPLAVVSLGCLLYSKRNESEWKKVRDSEIWKMNPQNDDGILAALKLSYNHLSSELKLCFSHCSIFPKGYEYTNLELISFWMAHGLLQTKNEDEEPEELGEFYIQELVSRSFFEIASEEQLVIDGLISEELDLLGITYFKMHDLIHDLAVFTMQSERAVVKFNSTNVKEKVQHLSFADSDEGVPTFGKMSSKIRTVGFWHAGQNDLAITEPFVKWISNKFKYLRVLNIQGCNFQFLPDCFNKMKHLRYLDLSYCQRLEKLPDSICMLQSLEILNLCRCVALAYIPKNLSNLVSLRILWITTKVTDLSFIHIGNMKYLQILILWNCDNLTFLPRDLSHLTSLKKLTIEACEGVISFEDEGEENENYSLKLERFSIDKLPNLAALPGWLRQSDKTLRYLGLSECSSLMALPEWLVNMTSLETLLIADCPNLTLPQQIDCLQNLQNLKIYGCPQLVERCNQNTGPDWCKIAHIPNVEVRTSNMDFRLPVDNFVIFTEVGSLFKSVLSVFFGLDYAPNLKISGLFGLIYCTCKNSNGFTFTGMVHSHDFPNKLLSSLAASNSAPKESSHAISAVNVLPAFRIMDNSANTITKHHGGSRDFEVCITRFPNPCVLVACNSFYSLPCGCALTNSMSNGSKPDNRPRNDSSSQKSTDS; encoded by the exons ATGGCAAAAAATATGCATTCTGATTTAAGCAACCTTCAAAACACTCTCACAATCATCAACGCCTTCATTATCGACGctgaaaacaaacaaacactaaacaacTCCATTTCACTATGGTTGAACCACCTCAAACACGCTTTATTCGACGCACGTGACATTCTTGATGAAATTGAATGTCAATCTTTGAGGAATCAGGTTCTCAAAATAAATGGAAAATTCACCACTAAGGTACAAcgttttctctcttcttctaACCCTTTTGCATTTCGTCTTAAAATGGCACATAAGATTAAAGATATTAATCAGAGGATAGATGAAATTGCTTCTCTTAGGATGAAATTAGGTCTCTTAGAGAATCATTCTATTGGAATTGGAAGTGGAAGTGGAACTAGAAGGACTAGTACTAATGCTTCTAGAGAGACTCATTCTTATGTTAGGTCTTCCCTTGTGATTGGTAGAGATGATGAGAAAGAAAAGATTATTAGGTTTTTGATGGATCCACCGTTAGATAATGACGACATTGATGTTATTCCGATTGTTGGAATTGGAGGACTGGGAAAGACTACTCTTGCTCAGTTGGTTTATAATGATGATAGGGTGATTGAGATTTTCGAATTGCGTATGTGGGTGTTTGTTTctgatgattttgatgttaagAGGTTAGTGTTGGAGATTCTTAAAGCCATGCATGGAATGGAGATAGATGCTCACATGTATAGTTTTGATCAATTGCAAAATTTGCTTCGTGAAGGATTGTGGAGGAAGAAATTTCTACTTGTTCTAGATGATGTTTGGAATGAAGATTATAGAGAATGGCTTGAGTTGAAAAAACTTTTACTAGGGATGCATGATGTTGAAGATGAGAAAATTGGTAGCAAGATTGTCACGACCACTCGTAGTGACAAGGTTGCTTCAATAATGGGGAATGCTTATAAACACAGCTTGAAGTATCTTCCAGAAGAAGATTGTTTGAGGCTTTTTGTTAAGTGTGCATTTCAAGCAGGAGAGGGGAAACAGCACCCAAGGCTTTTAGAAATTGGGAAGGATATAGCTAGAAAGTGTAGAGGGTTGCCCCTAGCAGTGGTAAGTTTAGGGTGCCTGCTTTACTCAAAACGTAATGAAAGTGAGTGGAAGAAAGTAAGAGATAGTGAAATTTGGAAAATGAACCCTCAAAATGATGATGGTATTTTGGCTGCATTGAAACTAAGCTATAATCACTTGTCATCTGAATTGAAACTGTGTTTCTCTCATTGTTCGATTTTTCCCAAGGGTTATGAGTATACTAATTTGGAGCTGATTTCATTTTGGATGGCCCATGGACTACTGCAAACGAAAAATGAAGACGAGGAGCCGGAAGAACTTGGGGAGTTTTATATTCAAGAGCTGGTTTCAAGATCTTTCTTTGAAATTGCTTCTGAGGAACAACTGGTTATTGATGGTCTTATTTCCGAAGAACTTGATCTTCTAGGCATCACCTATTTCAAAATGCACGATCTTATTCACGACCTTGCCGTGTTCACAATGCAAAGTGAAAGGGCAGTAGTAAAATTCAACTCAACAAACGTTAAAGAAAAAGTGCAGCATTTATCATTTGCAGACAGTGATGAAGGAGTTCCAACCTTTGGTAAAATGTCAAGCAAGATCCGAACCGTTGGATTCTGGCATGCAGGTCAAAATGATCTCGCAATCACTGAACCGTTTGTCAAATGGATTTCCAACAAGTTCAAGTACCTCAGGGTGTTGAACATTCAAGGTTGTAATTTTCAGTTCTTGCCTGATTGTTTCAACAAAATGAAGCATTTGAGGTATCTTGATCTAAGCTATTGCCAGAGGTTGGAAAAACTTCCGGATTCCATTTGCATGCTTCAAAGCCTAGAAATATTAAATCTCTGTAGATGTGTAGCACTTGCATATATTCCCAAAAATTTGAGTAATCTTGTCAGCCTTAGGATTTTGTGGATTACCACAAAAGTCACTGATTTGTCTTTCATACATATTGGGAACATGAAATATCTACAAATCTTAATTTTGTGGAATTGTGACAATTTGACCTTCCTTCCACGTGATTTGAGTCACTTAACTTCTTTAAAGAAACTGACTATTGAGGCTTGTGAAGGGGTGATTAGTTTTGAGgatgaaggagaagaaaatgaaaactaCTCCTTGAAACTTGAACGATTTTCAATCGACAAATTACCCAATTTGGCAGCATTACCTGGTTGGCTTAGACAATCTGATAAAACTTTGAGATACTTGGGTCTTTCAGAGTGTTCGAGCCTAATGGCATTGCCAGAATGGTTGGTAAATATGACATCACTTGAGACGCTTCTCATTGCTGATTGTCCAAACTTGACACTACCACAACAAATTGATTGTCTTCAAAATCTTCAGAATTTAAAGATATATGGATGTCCTCAGCTAGTTGAGAGATGCAATCAAAATACAGGCCCCGACTGGTGCAAGATAGCTCATATCCCAAATGTTGAA GTGCGCACGTCCAATATGGATTTTAGACTTCCTGTTGATAACTTTGTAATATTTACTGAAGTTGGGTCATTGTTTAAGTCAGTTCTGTCTGTGTTCTTTGGACTGGATTATGCACCAAACCTTAAAATTTCCGGTCTTTTTGGACTGATTTATTGCACATGTAAAaattcaaatggttttactTTTACA GGCATGGTGCACAGTCATGACTTTCCAAACAAACTTCTCAGTTCTCTAGCAGCTAGCAACTCTGCCCCAAAGGAGTCAAGTCATGCGATTTCTGCTGTTAATGT
- the LOC101500559 gene encoding probable N-acetylglucosaminyl-phosphatidylinositol de-N-acetylase isoform X1 has product MALFLIIASLFFLWIISLCKIFLLPRAPFTKHFTLNGRALRKRNVLLVIAHPDDESMFFTPTINFLTARGHNVQILCLSNGDADGKGNVRKQELFQACASLKVPMQQVKVVNHPDLQDGFGKVWNHSLLAKMIEEEIISHCIDMIITFDNYGVSGHCNHRDVHYGVCSKLLHDTSRRDIEVWELVSNNILRKYSGPIDIWLSMFWTMLPSSVTMQCLVNEHSRRSLIAMAQHKSQWVWFRKLFVILSSYTYMNTLRKIK; this is encoded by the exons ATGGCCCTGTTTCTCATAATCGcttctctcttttttctttggATTATTTCTCTATGCAAAATTTTCCTTCTCCCCCGCGCCCCTTTCACCAAACATTTCACGCTAAATG GTAGAGCTCTTCGGAAGAGAAATGTCTTGTTGGTTATTGCTCACCCTGATGATGAATCCAT GTTCTTTACTCCAACTATAAATTTTCTGACAGCAAGAGGGCATAATGTTCAAATACTCTGCTTATCTAATG GTGATGCAGATGGCAAAGGAAATGTCAGAAAACAAGAGCTTTTTCAGGCTTGTGCATCCCTCAAG GTTCCAATGCAACAAGTGAAGGTTGTCAACCATCCAGATCTGCAG GATGGTTTTGGTAAAGTTTGGAACCATAGCTTATTGGCAAAGATGATTGAGGAAGAAATAATTAGTCATTGCATTGATATG ATTATTACTTTCGACAACTATGGTGTCTCAGGACATTGTAATCATCGCGATGTGCATTATGGAGTCTG CAGCAAGCTACTACATGATACATCACGAAGAGATATTGAAGTTTGGGAGCTT GTAAGCAACAACATATTGCGCAAATATAGTGGCCCAATTGATATATGGTTGTCCATGTTTTGGACAATGCTTCCCTCAAGTGTAACAATGCAGTGCTTGGTAAATGAACATTCACGTAGAAGTTTAATTGCTATGGCCCAACACAAAAGCCAATGGGTGTG GTTCCGCAAGCTTTTTGTTATCTTGTCTAGTTATACCTATATGAACACTCTTAGAAAGATCAAGTGA
- the LOC101500559 gene encoding probable N-acetylglucosaminyl-phosphatidylinositol de-N-acetylase isoform X2: MALFLIIASLFFLWIISLCKIFLLPRAPFTKHFTLNGRALRKRNVLLVIAHPDDESMFFTPTINFLTARGHNVQILCLSNGDADGKGNVRKQELFQACASLKVPMQQVKVVNHPDLQDGFGKVWNHSLLAKMIEEEIISHCIDMIITFDNYGVSGHCNHRDVHYGVCKLLHDTSRRDIEVWELVSNNILRKYSGPIDIWLSMFWTMLPSSVTMQCLVNEHSRRSLIAMAQHKSQWVWFRKLFVILSSYTYMNTLRKIK, encoded by the exons ATGGCCCTGTTTCTCATAATCGcttctctcttttttctttggATTATTTCTCTATGCAAAATTTTCCTTCTCCCCCGCGCCCCTTTCACCAAACATTTCACGCTAAATG GTAGAGCTCTTCGGAAGAGAAATGTCTTGTTGGTTATTGCTCACCCTGATGATGAATCCAT GTTCTTTACTCCAACTATAAATTTTCTGACAGCAAGAGGGCATAATGTTCAAATACTCTGCTTATCTAATG GTGATGCAGATGGCAAAGGAAATGTCAGAAAACAAGAGCTTTTTCAGGCTTGTGCATCCCTCAAG GTTCCAATGCAACAAGTGAAGGTTGTCAACCATCCAGATCTGCAG GATGGTTTTGGTAAAGTTTGGAACCATAGCTTATTGGCAAAGATGATTGAGGAAGAAATAATTAGTCATTGCATTGATATG ATTATTACTTTCGACAACTATGGTGTCTCAGGACATTGTAATCATCGCGATGTGCATTATGGAGTCTG CAAGCTACTACATGATACATCACGAAGAGATATTGAAGTTTGGGAGCTT GTAAGCAACAACATATTGCGCAAATATAGTGGCCCAATTGATATATGGTTGTCCATGTTTTGGACAATGCTTCCCTCAAGTGTAACAATGCAGTGCTTGGTAAATGAACATTCACGTAGAAGTTTAATTGCTATGGCCCAACACAAAAGCCAATGGGTGTG GTTCCGCAAGCTTTTTGTTATCTTGTCTAGTTATACCTATATGAACACTCTTAGAAAGATCAAGTGA
- the LOC101501084 gene encoding tubulin beta-1 chain — MREILHIQGGQCGNQIGAKFWEVICDEHGIDHTGKYSGDSDLQLERINVYYNEAGSGRYVPRAVLMDLEPGTMDSLRSGPFGQIFRPDNFVFGQSGAGNNWAKGHYTEGAELIDSVLDVVRKEAENCDCLQGFQVCHSLGGGTGSGMGTLLISKIREEYPDRMMLTFSVFPSPKVSDTVVEPYNATLSVHQLVENADECMVLDNEALYDICFRTLKLATPTFGDLNHLISATMSGVTCCLRFPGQLNSDLRKLAVNLIPFPRLHFFMVGFAPLTSRGSQQYRNLSVPELTQQMWDAKNMMCAADPRHGRYLTASAMFRGKMSTKEVDEQMINVQNKNSSYFVEWIPNNVKSSVCDIPPKGLKMASTFIGNSTSIQEMFRRVSEQFTAMFRRKAFLHWYTGEGMDEMEFTEAESNMNDLVAEYQQYQDATADEEEYEEEEEEVGA, encoded by the exons ATGAGAGAAATCCTCCACATTCAGGGCGGGCAGTGCGGTAACCAGATCGGAGCCAAATTCTGGGAAGTTATATGCGACGAGCACGGCATCGATCACACTGGAAAATACAGCGGAGATTCCGATCTTCAGCTCGAGCGTATCAATGTTTATTACAATGAAGCCGGTAGTGGAAGGTACGTTCCACGCGCCGTTCTCATGGATCTCGAACCTGGAACCATGGATTCTCTTAGATCCGGACCTTTCGGTCAGATCTTCCGCCCTGATAACTTCGTTTTCGGACAGTCCGGTGCCGGAAATAATTGGGCGAAAGGTCATTACACGGAAGGCGCTGAACTCATTGATTCCGTTTTGGATGTTGTGAGGAAGGAGGCTGAGAATTGTGATTGCTTGCAAG GATTTCAAGTGTGTCATTCATTGGGAGGTGGAACTGGCTCTGGCATGGGAACGCTTCTTATATCGAAGATTCGTGAAGAGTATCCAGATCGTATGATGTTGACGTTTTCTGTGTTCCCTTCACCTAAGGTTTCTGACACCGTTGTGGAGCCTTACAATGCCACACTTTCTGTGCATCAGCTCGTTGAAAATGCAGATGAATGCATGGTCTTGGATAATGAGGCTCTCTATGATATCTGCTTCCGTACATTGAAGCTTGCCACACCAACTT TTGGTGACCTTAACCATCTCATTTCTGCTACCATGAGTGGAGTTACTTGTTGTCTACGTTTCCCTGGGCAGCTGAACTCTGATCTTAGAAAGCTTGCTGTGAATCTTATCCCATTCCCTCGTCTGCACTTCTTTATGGTTGGGTTTGCACCCTTGACATCAAGAGGATCCCAGCAGTACCGCAACTTGTCTGTGCCTGAATTGACTCAGCAGATGTGGGATGCTAAGAATATGATGTGTGCTGCAGATCCACGCCACGGTCGTTATTTGACTGCTTCAGCAATGTTCCGTGGTAAGATGAGCACCAAGGAGGTGGACGAACAGATGATAAATGTACAGAACAAGAACTCTTCTTACTTTGTTGAATGGATACCCAATAATGTCAAGTCTAGCGTGTGTGATATACCACCAAAGGGTCTTAAGATGGCATCCACTTTCATCGGCAATTCAACATCCATTCAAGAGATGTTCAGGAGAGTTAGCGAGCAGTTCACAGCTATGTTCAGGCGCAAGGCTTTCTTGCATTGGTACACTGGTGAGGGAATGGATGAAATGGAGTTCACTGAGGCTGAGAGTAACATGAATGATTTGGTGGCAGAGTACCAGCAATACCAGGATGCTACTGCCGACGAGGAAGAGTAtgaggaagaggaagaggagGTTGGTGCTTAA
- the LOC101512429 gene encoding uncharacterized protein, which translates to MEFEKVGLYPKRSPSRNSQRPKINQGLRGGLEIVFNQQ; encoded by the exons ATGGAGTTTGAGAAG gtAGGGCTTTACCCCAAAAGGAGCCCTTCCAGAAATTCTCAAAGGCCAAAGATAAACCAAGGCCTAAGAGGGGGTTTGGAAATAGTTTTCAACCAGCAATAG
- the LOC101501399 gene encoding dihydroceramide fatty acyl 2-hydroxylase FAH2: protein MVVANKYVVDLNKPLVFQVGHLGEAYEEWVHQPIISKDGPRFFHSSFLEVLTRTAWWVIPIVWVPVASWFIYNSFRLGLPIHQLPLFVILGIFVWTLAEYLLHRFLFHIQTKTYWANTLHYLLHGCHHKHPMDSLRLVFPPTAATLIALPIWSVVKLVCPPSIAPAVFGGILLGYVMYDCTHYYLHHGQPKSDVPKNLKKYHLNHHYRVQNLGFGITSPLWDKVFGTVPPPSKADAKRR, encoded by the exons ATGGTGGTTGCAAATAAATATGTTGTTGATTTGAATAAGCCCCTTGTTTTCCAG GTTGGGCATCTTGGTGAAGCTTATGAAGAGTGGGTTCACCAACCTATTATAAGCAAGGATGGCCCTCGTTTCTTTCATAGCAGTTTCTTAGAG GTACTCACGCGCACTGCTTGGTGGGTGATTCCAATTGTTTGGGTGCCAGTTGCATCTTGgtttatttataattcattCAGATTGGGACTCCCTATTCATCAACTCCCTCTTTTCGTAATTCTTGGAATTTTCGTATGGACATTGGCCGAATACTTGTTGCACCGTTTTCTTTTCCATATTCAAACTAAGACCTATTGGGCAAATACCTTGCATTATCTTCTCCATGGCTGTCACCATAAGCACCCTATGGATAGCTTAAGACTTGTTTTCCCACCAACTGCAGCCACTTTAATAGCCCTGCCG ATCTGGTCCGTAGTGAAGCTTGTATGCCCTCCTTCAATTGCTCCTGCTGTGTTTGGAGGCATTTTGTTGGGCTATGTAATGTATGATTGTACCCATTACTACTTGCATCATGGTCAACCGAAGAGTGATGTGCCCAAAAATCTCAAG AAGTACCACTTGAATCATCACTACCGGGTCCAGAACCTTGGCTTTGGCATCACTTCACCACTATGGGATAAGGTTTTTGGAACTGTTCCTCCACCATCAAAGGCGGATGCCAAACGTAGATAA
- the LOC101501713 gene encoding monolignol oxidoreductase AtBBE-like 13, protein MLVKQFITSEKTDKKNMQFLMSLLACFVVLLSVSLSTSIPIEETFKNCLSLHSQISNQFPSTIYTSSNNSYTSILESTAQNLRYLLPSVPKPDFIFTPFHESQVQAAVICAKQHGIHMRVRSGGHDYEGLSYVSLIEKPFMILDLVKFRAVNVDIPHNTAWIQTGATIGEVYYRISEKSAVHGFPAGLCTSIGVGGLITGGAYGSMMRKYGLGVDNVVDAKIVDANGRILDRKAMGEDLFWAIRGGGGGSFGVILWWKIKLVPVPKTVTVFTVTKSLEQGANKLLYRWQQVAPNIDENLFIRVLIQPGNSSVPGQRTVTTSYNALFLGGANKLLQVMKHSFPELGLTRKDCLETSWIKSVLYIAGYPNGTPPEVLLQGKPTSKAYFKAKSDFVRQVIPETSLNTLWKVFLQDDGPLMIWNPYGGMMSRIEESATPFPHRKGTLYKIQYLTGWIDGEKNMAKHMSWMRKFYSYMTPYASKYPRENYVNYRDLDIGMNQKNCTSLSVANNSWGYRYFKGNFNRLVKVKTKVDPSNFFRHEQSIPPLRV, encoded by the coding sequence ATGTTAGTGAAACAATTTATCACAAGTGAAAAGACAGATAAAAAAAACATGCAGTTTCTGATGTCCCTCTTAGCATGTTTTGTGGTTCTGTTATCAGTTTCACTCTCCACTTCAATTCCAATTgaagaaactttcaaaaattgCCTATCACTTCATTCTCAAATTTCAAACCAATTTCCCTCTACTATCTACACTTCTAGCAATAACTCCTACACTTCAATCCTTGAGTCCACTGCTCAAAATTTAAGGTACTTGTTGCCTTCAGTACCAAAACCAGATTTCATATTCACACCATTCCATGAGTCACAAGTACAAGCAGCTGTGATATGTGCAAAACAGCATGGTATTCATATGAGAGTACGTAGCGGAGGGCACGACTACGAAGGGCTTTCTTATGTTTCTCTTATTGAGAAACCGTTTATGATCCTAGACCTGGTTAAATTTCGTGCAGTCAATGTTGATATTCCACACAACACCGCTTGGATTCAAACCGGTGCAACTATTGGTGAAGTCTATTACAGAATTTCGGAGAAAAGTGCAGTCCATGGCTTCCCTGCAGGCCTTTGTACATCCATAGGTGTTGGTGGCCTCATTACAGGAGGTGCTTATGGTTCTATGATGAGAAAGTATGGCCTCGGTGTTGACAATGTCGTCGATGCTAAAATCGTTGATGCCAATGGCAGGATTCTTGACAGAAAAGCAATGGGAGAAGACCTATTTTGGGCAATAAGAGGAGGTGGAGGAGGTAGCTTTGGAGTTATTCTCTGGTGGAAGATCAAGTTGGTTCCGGTCCCGAAAACCGTGACAGTTTTCACAGTAACAAAGAGCCTAGAACAAGGAGCAAACAAACTTCTTTATAGATGGCAACAAGTGGCACCAAATATTGATGAGAATCTCTTCATCAGAGTCCTTATTCAACCAGGCAATAGTAGTGTTCCAGGTCAAAGAACTGTAACTACTTCTTACAATGCTCTATTTCTTGGTGGAGCTAACAAACTTCTCCAAGTTATGAAGCATAGTTTTCCCGAATTAGGTTTGACAAGAAAGGATTGTTTGGAAACTAGTTGGATCAAATCTGTGCTTTATATTGCTGGCTATCCCAACGGAACACCCCCAGAAGTTCTGCTCCAAGGAAAACCAACATCCAAGGCTTACTTCAAAGCTAAATCAGATTTTGTGAGGCAGGTAATACCAGAAACTTCTCTCAATACCCTATGGAAAGTTTTTCTTCAGGACGATGGCCCTTTAATGATTTGGAATCCCTATGGAGGAATGATGAGTAGGATTGAAGAATCCGCAACACCTTTCCCTCACAGAAAAGGAACTCTTTACAAAATTCAGTATTTAACTGGATGGATTGATGGAGAAAAGAATATGGCAAAACATATGAGTTGGATGAGGAAATTTTACTCCTACATGACTCCTTATGCATCAAAGTATCCAAGGGAAAACTATGTGAATTATAGAGATTTGGATATAGGGATGAACCAAAAGAACTGCACGAGCCTTTCAGTGGCTAATAACTCTTGGGGTTATAGGTATTTCAAAGGTAACTTCAACAGGTTAGTGAAGGTGAAAACTAAAGTTGATCCATCTAATTTCTTTAGGCATGAGCAGAGCATCCCTCCACTAAGAGTGTAA